The DNA region GCAGGCAGCacccgggcagggctggcaacccccagagctgccctgatGGTGGCACAGccatcccagggctggcagccaaCCCAGGCACAGACGGGCTCCCGGGGATGCCCGGACGTGGGGAGGTGCAGGCACCACGCTGACTCTGCGCCCTCCCAAGGCACTGAGGTGCTGGGCCTGAGACTGGCATGGCATCAGGGACAGCCCCTTCATCCTGAGTCAGGGTTCTGAGGCAGCAGTcgcccagcctgggctccaacagctccctgtgcccaccttCCCCGTGGGCAGACCCTGTCTCAGGGTGCCATGGCAGTGGGGCACATACCTGGCCAGATGTTTGCTGGGGCTGGCGAGCTGGCCATGCCATGTGAGAGTGCCTGGAGTGCATGTGAGAGTGCCTGGAGTGCTTCCAGGCTGGCACTGGACctttgggagcagcagccactgtggctcaggagctctgtcctgctgtcccctaTGGAAGGTGTAGAGAAATCAGAGCCAGCCTCTCTCTGGAGGCAGGTAGAAACAGGGGGAGAAGCCATGGCACCAGCTGCTCCAAGGCAGTTTTCACGGGGTAGGAGGAAGGTTTCTCCCCATGACAGCAGCCAGACCATCAACAGGATGGTCGTGGCTCCTCCTTGGAGTCAGTCAGACCTCAGCCCACCACTTGAGCATCCCTGTCTGCTGGGGGGTGTTCAGagtgcagctgctggctctTGTGATGGGGGTGGCACTGTAAGCCACCAtgtccctccctgtcccagctggcaATGCCTAACCTGGCTCCTCCTGAACCCCATCTGTGTCCCCACCATGGAGCAGCACTAGGGCAACACTTTGGTTGCCATGGGACTGATGTCCCCATGGGTAGAGCCTCCTGCCATGGCTGCTTATTTGTCCATGGCACATTCCAGCCAACAGATCCACATTTTATGCCTGGGCAGAGGTGCAGCCTCAAGACTGGCCACAGGCTGGGACAGCATGCGGAGCAGGGCCATGTCCCTgtgagggaggcaggaaggTGCTCACCAGGCTGTGTCTCTCCCTGCAGGCAGCGCCAACGGCCCCACATCCAGCTCACACACGCCCATCGGTGAGTCCCTGTCCTGCAGCTTCGTGCCTGAGACCACAAGCAGGGGGACAACGCCGCAGGAGATCAGCCCTCGTCCGCCCCTCTCAGCCCCACTGAGAAAGACCTTCAGTGACCTTGGGGCCCGCTGCTGCCAGCCACCTGCTGCCATGGATGGGGCAGCCAAcccctgtgccagtgcctgcaATGGGACACAGGGCACCTCTTTTtccccaccctggagccccctggGTTATGGGAGCCCCCCCAGCCTCACCACTGGCCCAGGCAAGGGGCCCACCTGCACCTCGCCGGGCAGCTTCATCCCATCGCCCAGCCCAGGTTCACCCGCCGCCTCCACCTCCTTCTTCATCACCACAGAGGAGCGCATGGGCAGCAACGGGCCCAGCTTTTTCTCAGGCCCAGTGCCTGCTTCCCCCCCTGGCTCCGAGTGCATCCAGGGAGCCAAGGGGAATTTCTTGCCGGGCAGCCgagaggagctggagccagCGGCAGGGCCAGCGCAGCTGGAGGTGGAGCGGGCAGGGTGCCGGTTCCGGGAGCGGTCCCTGTCAGTGCCCACTGACTCGGggtccctctgctctgtggaCATCGCATACGCCGAGACCCGGCGGGGCAGCGCCAACTATGCCCTGGGCTACCCCAGCGCCAGCTCCGAGGGCAGCACCAGCACCGACAACatctccctggggctggagcctgaggggcagcggcggcggcgctccAAGAGCATCTCCCTGAAGAAGGCCAAGAAGAAGCCCTCGCCACCCACACGCAGCGTCTCGCTGATCAAAGAGGGGCCGGACGGTGACGTGGGGCTCAGTGCGGCACTGCCCAAGGACCATCGGCCCAAGAGCCTGTGCATCCCACCAGAGCTCCAGGGTCACCGGCTGGTGCACGCCGACCCCCAGGGGAGTGCAGGCAGGGAGCCCAACAGCACAGCTGCCCCCCACCAGTGGCATCTCACGGACTGGAGGGCCGGCACTGATCCCTACCAGTCCCTCTCTGGCTCAAGCACAACCACAGGGACCACGGCTGTTGAATGTGCCAAGACACGGGGCAGCTCTGAGTCCCTCGTGTCCCCTTCAGTCTCCAGGGCCACGACgccctcccagctctctgccgAGGCAGACCTCAAGACCTCCTCGCCAGGCAGGCCCACGGGGCTGATGTCCCCCTCCAGTGGGTACTCCAGTCAGTCGGAGACCCCAACCCCCACCGTACCCACCTCCACCATCCTCGGGCACTCCCCACACCAGGTGCGTGTGAGGCCACTGGTCCCCGAGAGGAAATCCTCTCTGCCCCCTATATCCCCCatggagaggagccccaagggcaGGCTGTCCTTTGACCTCCCACTGACTCCACCCGCCCACCTCGACCTCTCAGGGCTGAAGATCTCCCTGAAGGGGAAGACAAAGGTCAGCCGGCACCACTCTGACTCCACCTTTGGCACCAAGCTGGCCCAGAAGACGAGTCCCATCGCACCCATCATGCCCGTGGTGACACAGTCCGACCTGCGCTCTGTCCGCCTCCGCTCCATCAGCCGCTCAGAGCCGGAGGACGGCGCTGATGgcccagagcacacagaggaaCCAGCACAtgtcccctgcccagggccGGAGAGGAAAGTGAAGCCACCTGTGGCAGAGAAGCCACCACTGGCCAGGCGCCCCCCCTGCATCCTGCCCAAGCCCCCAGTTCTGCGGGAGGAGGGTCCCctgtcccccaaatccccaccaGGCACTACTGCCAAGGAGAAGGGGCTGGCACAGGACGCCTTCGTGGTGCTGCGGAGaggggagctgaggaggggtctgggggagcCCCACTTGTCTCTGAGCCCAGCGGGGCCCCGGCGGCTCTCGCAGGGCAGCCTGGACGAGCTGCGGCCGGAGCGGAGCGGTGCCGAGGGGGAGCGCAGGAAGGCCAAGGTGCCCCCGCCTGTGCCCAAAAAGCCCAGCGTGCTGTACCTGCCGctcatcccagccccagcacagctgggagctgctgtgggggaCCTGCcacccacccccagccccatcatCACCCTGGACACTGACCCCACCTGCTGCGACCCTGATGCTGAGGATCTGCCATCCCCCGAGGCTGTGGGCACCACGCCTGCCAGCGAGCCTGCCAGCGAGCCTGCCAGCGAGCCTGCCTCAGAGCAAGGTGAGGGTCTCTCCACCCCTGTGGTGGGATCCCCCCAGGGATGGGGGTTCCCCATGCTGTGCAGGGGATTCACTGCTGTCTTctccctgcccacaggcagcTCCACAGAAGCCGGCACGGAGGAGAAGAGCTTTGCCAGCGACAAGACGGCCGAGTCCATCGTGGAGGAGGACGATGAGGTGTTCACAACGTCCCGCACTACGGAGGATCTCTTCACAGTGATCCACAGGTAAGGCTGGTGCATGCACTGGAGGGGACAGCCCCTGCACCCACTGTCACAACTCTGAGTGTAGTGTCCCTCCACCATGATCCCTCCATTTTCCATACTGGGGCCAATGTTTTTCCTTGGGGACAGCCTGGTTGCTGCTACCTTGAGCAGAGTACAACCAGCAGGGAGGGTCCAGATTAGTCCTACTGGCCAGGAGCACCACCTGCCATGCTCATTTGTCACCTtgccccagcagagcaggctgggcaCTACCATGCCCCTCTCTCTGGGACCTCACCCCAGCCCCAGACTGCTCCCACCTGTGTCCCTTTGGTGCCTAGGTCGAAGAGGAAGGTCTTGGGGCGAAAAGAGCCTGGTGACACCTTCAGCAGCCGACCCACCTCCCACTCACCTGTAAAGACTTCAGGCTCCCCAGCTGGCGAgtctctggcagcagcaggcagcagtgggAAGTCTTCCAGCAGGAATGAGGATTTTAAAGCCCTGCTCCAgaagaagagcagcaaaacaagcCCCGGTACTCGGCCATCTGCCGCTGAACTGCTCAAGACCACGAACCCGCTGGCCCGGAGGGTCATCACAGAGTTTGCCCCTGAGCTGGATGGTGCAAATAGCCCCAAAAGCCAGCCCTGACCACACAGGGGCCCCTCCAGCCGGAGGGGTGGCGATGGCTGCAGAGGGAGCACTGCTGCAAAgggctgtcctggctgctggggaacCCCTGTATCCTGCTGGGGGgttcttctgcttttgttccttacttggagagctgctggcagagaggCAGTGGCTGGAGCCCGAGCTCCCATGACTCTGGGCCCTTCCCACGAGGGAAGTGGCTGGAACTGTCCCTGGCTGAGCCAGCTCCTGGGACTGAAGGCACCTTCCCAGGAAGCAGAACAGGATCACAGCCCCTGGTGTTGCCCCGTGCCCACAGCAAAGCAGTTTGAGACTCTTTGGTCCCTTCGGCATGTGGTACTTTAAACAGATTTTCTAATGCACAGTGGTGGTGATGTTTGATTCTCTTCCCTTTGACATTGTACCTTGAGTTTCCCATGCAGAGATCCCCTGGTTGAATTCAGCTGGACACACAGACGCACTTTGGGAAGACACCAGGGGTTCGGCTGGATCTGCGGTTGCTTTTGAAGAGTCACAGGAGGTTCCCTGTCATTGCCCTGAGCATCCTCCCTGTCACACAGGGAACTGGCACCCGGCGTCCGCAGCCAGCGCCACCACCTCAAGCCAAACCCCCACCCCTTGAAAGCCcccaaaatgctgcattttggaGCTCCTCAGCTCTCAGTCCAAAAACAAACCCTGGGGTCACCTCCACTGCCAGTCCCCCTGGCCTCACTGCACAGGGGGTCTGGCAGccaccccagcccctgccagcccccacGCCGGGGGTCCTGCACCCAGCTGCCAACTGGGGCAATGAGGGGGCTGTGCCATGGGAAGGAAGCTcgtccccagctctgcctcctgcgTCTCCACAACAGACCCTGCGACaacttctgctgccctggccACCGGAGGTCCTAAGATGCTACCAAGATGGTGGCTGGAATCCAGATGGACATCACCTGAGCCACCTCCCTGGTGATTCCTGGGTCCCCCCAGGGTTGCCCACCACTCACTGTGCCCACTGGCCACCAGGGAGCTGAGCAAGGCCGAGTGGGACACATGCCATCAGGGTATGTGCATGGGGCCATGGAAGAGGGTTTGCACGTCCCTGGATGGGATTTGTCCCCCTCAcctccagctgcctctgcctggcctggctccagcatgGGGGCCCAGCAGCCAGTAAcagaggctgtgctgtggggctcGGGGCAGGGCGGGGAGGAAACATGAGCTCCAAGCAGGAGGATAGCCGCACACCCAGACAAACAGGAAGGGCCAGCCACGGCTGACAAGGAAACAGGGTGTTTAGGGAAATTTCTGCCTGATTTCTTGATGTATTTCCACACACTCCAGCCTCCTGTGCTGGGGGGATCAGTACAGTGggtccaggcagcagcagggcaccACAGCAGTGCTTCAGCTGCCCCTCTGAGGAGCCTGTGCTGCTCTAGGGGGTCTCTGCCCCACCAGGAGCTCTGCATCCCTGGGCAGCACAGTCCGGGCAAACACTTCCCCATCCTTGCCACCACCCTGGATCTGATCCCACTGAGGCTCCAGTTGgttcccctctccttcctcctggtATTCGCCcatctctctctttcctctcccagggctgcagatTTAAGCCTGTAATTAAGAGCCAGGCTGAGAAActcaggaaaaaacccactaaaaaaGCTCTAATGAATGTCCACATttcaatcccatcccatggcCCCAGCCAGTGGCAGGGTGCTGGCTTGGGATGGGGCCAGGGCACAGCTTGGGAAGCTCTGGGGACAGGTACATTTTGCACATGACTGCTCAGGAAACCAGGGACAGAGTCGGCAAAGTGGGCTGGGGgcaagcacagggcagggaccTCCCTGCAACACCCCCAGCACCACTGGCAGCTGGAGtggccagtgctgctgggtgaAATATCCAAGCGGACCAGAGGTCAACTGTGGGACAGAGATTTGCTATGGGATGGAGATCGGCTGTGTGATGGAGATTGGCCATGGGTTGGAGATCCTAATTTCCCTGGTCAGAGGAACATGTTCTTCCTGGGGCTCTTCCTGGCTGAGTGCTCGTCTCTGGTCGCTcactccctgctccctctcGCTGTGGCTATTCCGCTGGGAAGGCAGTGGGTTCCCGGGAAGAGTCCGGCTGGCAGGACAGTCCTGCCCCGAGGTGGGGGCCGCCAAGGTGCCAACTACGGAATGTTGTACTTTTTATCTCGCCAGCTTGGTAAAGTGCTCCCTGCTGCCCGCCTGTGCCTGTGCTTCTttgggctgccggggctggggaggtgggCACCCCTGACACCCCTGGGTGACTGGAGGGGAACCGGCCCCCTTAGCTGGGGCCTTTCACAGCGTCCTGTGTCCCCAGCGGCACAATCCTGTGTCCCCAGCGGCTccggggcggggggcgcagGGACACCGCGAGGTGTCAGGGACAGCCCAGGCCGGGCACTGCGGACACgccgcagcggggccggggaTGGGGTGAGGGGCTGCGGATGGACGTGGCGTCCCGGGAGCAGGCGGGATGGATGAGAGGGACCGAGCAGCCGGGGGTCTGCTGGGGCCAGCCCCGTGCTGGGGAGAGCCCCGGGCCCTGGGTGCAGGCCGCGGGGAGGACTGGAAGTGGGGAAGcgtgggctggggctgggcttggAATGCTGGCAGCGGTGGGATGGATGAGGGCGGCAGCCCCGAGTGCCGGGGACAGCCCCGAGTGCCGGGGACAGCCCCGAGTGCCGGGGACAGCCCCGAGTGCCGGGGACAGCCCCGAGTGCCGGGGACAGCCCCGAGTGCCGGGGACAGCCCCTTGGGCGGGCGCTGGGTACGGCCGTGGATGCCGAACGCAGCCCTGTGTGCCGGGTGGCTCCAACCCCGTCCGAGCGTGCACAACCCCATGTCCCGCGGGCCCGTGTCCATCAGCCCCGTGTCCATCACCCCGTGTCCCGCAGCCCCGAGTCCATCAGCCCCGTGTCCGTCACCCCGTGTCCCGCAGCCCCGTGTCCATCAGCCCCGTGTCCATCAGCCCCGTGTCCCGCAGCCC from Taeniopygia guttata chromosome 4A, bTaeGut7.mat, whole genome shotgun sequence includes:
- the NHSL2 gene encoding NHS-like protein 2 isoform X4; its protein translation is MPFYRRSVAVRVRPAGPLSDLRDTCSLAALALLRQLAELCGHSVSLLGDIEGHLRALARRAARLHRRAARLQSLLRGRPLRAAAAATSNLDVESKKTAPAKLPWQQPVNVFLAAGRPPGMEQLHQEAQLNLQSLLQEEYEEQYTESRVTGQTFRAAGHLPPDTSPEPSPRPPPAKRLEFVLMPPSQRAAEEETSSSTVLSARPPDTSLSLPTSPDKQPPWPRAFPLPPVEEKQWHQPGSIQTNIVPINVSGSANGPTSSSHTPIGESLSCSFVPETTSRGTTPQEISPRPPLSAPLRKTFSDLGARCCQPPAAMDGAANPCASACNGTQGTSFSPPWSPLGYGSPPSLTTGPGKGPTCTSPGSFIPSPSPGSPAASTSFFITTEERMGSNGPSFFSGPVPASPPGSECIQGAKGNFLPGSREELEPAAGPAQLEVERAGCRFRERSLSVPTDSGSLCSVDIAYAETRRGSANYALGYPSASSEGSTSTDNISLGLEPEGQRRRRSKSISLKKAKKKPSPPTRSVSLIKEGPDGDVGLSAALPKDHRPKSLCIPPELQGHRLVHADPQGSAGREPNSTAAPHQWHLTDWRAGTDPYQSLSGSSTTTGTTAVECAKTRGSSESLVSPSVSRATTPSQLSAEADLKTSSPGRPTGLMSPSSGYSSQSETPTPTVPTSTILGHSPHQVRVRPLVPERKSSLPPISPMERSPKGRLSFDLPLTPPAHLDLSGLKISLKGKTKVSRHHSDSTFGTKLAQKTSPIAPIMPVVTQSDLRSVRLRSISRSEPEDGADGPEHTEEPAHVPCPGPERKVKPPVAEKPPLARRPPCILPKPPVLREEGPLSPKSPPGTTAKEKGLAQDAFVVLRRGELRRGLGEPHLSLSPAGPRRLSQGSLDELRPERSGAEGERRKAKVPPPVPKKPSVLYLPLIPAPAQLGAAVGDLPPTPSPIITLDTDPTCCDPDAEDLPSPEAVGTTPASEPASEPASEPASEQGSSTEAGTEEKSFASDKTAESIVEEDDEVFTTSRTTEDLFTVIHRSKRKVLGRKEPGDTFSSRPTSHSPVKTSGSPAGESLAAAGSSGKSSSRNEDFKALLQKKSSKTSPGTRPSAAELLKTTNPLARRVITEFAPELDGANSPKSQP
- the NHSL2 gene encoding NHS-like protein 2 isoform X3, translating into MPFYRRSVAVRVRPAGPLSDLRDTCSLAALALLRQLAELCGHSVSLLGDIEGHLRALARRAARLHRRAARLQSLLRGRPLRAAAAATSNLDVESKKTAPAKLPWQQPVNVFLAAGRPPGMEQLHQEAQLNLQSLLQEEYEEQYTESRVTGQTFRAAGHLPPDTSPEPSPRPPPAKRLEFVLMPPSQRAAEEETSSSTVLSARPPDTSLSLPTSPDKQPPWPRAFPLPPVEEKQWHQPGSIQTNIVPINVSETAMNPKSTLRRRRTIIGFPNLSLRDQGSANGPTSSSHTPIGESLSCSFVPETTSRGTTPQEISPRPPLSAPLRKTFSDLGARCCQPPAAMDGAANPCASACNGTQGTSFSPPWSPLGYGSPPSLTTGPGKGPTCTSPGSFIPSPSPGSPAASTSFFITTEERMGSNGPSFFSGPVPASPPGSECIQGAKGNFLPGSREELEPAAGPAQLEVERAGCRFRERSLSVPTDSGSLCSVDIAYAETRRGSANYALGYPSASSEGSTSTDNISLGLEPEGQRRRRSKSISLKKAKKKPSPPTRSVSLIKEGPDGDVGLSAALPKDHRPKSLCIPPELQGHRLVHADPQGSAGREPNSTAAPHQWHLTDWRAGTDPYQSLSGSSTTTGTTAVECAKTRGSSESLVSPSVSRATTPSQLSAEADLKTSSPGRPTGLMSPSSGYSSQSETPTPTVPTSTILGHSPHQVRVRPLVPERKSSLPPISPMERSPKGRLSFDLPLTPPAHLDLSGLKISLKGKTKVSRHHSDSTFGTKLAQKTSPIAPIMPVVTQSDLRSVRLRSISRSEPEDGADGPEHTEEPAHVPCPGPERKVKPPVAEKPPLARRPPCILPKPPVLREEGPLSPKSPPGTTAKEKGLAQDAFVVLRRGELRRGLGEPHLSLSPAGPRRLSQGSLDELRPERSGAEGERRKAKVPPPVPKKPSVLYLPLIPAPAQLGAAVGDLPPTPSPIITLDTDPTCCDPDAEDLPSPEAVGTTPASEPASEPASEPASEQGSSTEAGTEEKSFASDKTAESIVEEDDEVFTTSRTTEDLFTVIHRSKRKVLGRKEPGDTFSSRPTSHSPVKTSGSPAGESLAAAGSSGKSSSRNEDFKALLQKKSSKTSPGTRPSAAELLKTTNPLARRVITEFAPELDGANSPKSQP
- the NHSL2 gene encoding NHS-like protein 2 isoform X1; the protein is MPFYRRSVAVRVRPAGPLSDLRDTCSLAALALLRQLAELCGHSVSLLGDIEGHLRALARRAARLHRRAARLQSLLRGRPLRAAAAATSNLDVESKKTAPAKLPWQQPVNVFLAAGRPPGMEQLHQEAQLNLQSLLQEEYEEQYTESRVTGQTFRAAGHLPPDTSPEPSPRPPPAKRLEFVLMPPSQRAAEEETSSSTVLSARPPDTSLSLPTSPDKQPPWPRAFPLPPVEEKQWHQPGSIQTNIVPINVSGQHFARHASARHSLFNTETAMNPKSTLRRRRTIIGFPNLSLRDQGSANGPTSSSHTPIGESLSCSFVPETTSRGTTPQEISPRPPLSAPLRKTFSDLGARCCQPPAAMDGAANPCASACNGTQGTSFSPPWSPLGYGSPPSLTTGPGKGPTCTSPGSFIPSPSPGSPAASTSFFITTEERMGSNGPSFFSGPVPASPPGSECIQGAKGNFLPGSREELEPAAGPAQLEVERAGCRFRERSLSVPTDSGSLCSVDIAYAETRRGSANYALGYPSASSEGSTSTDNISLGLEPEGQRRRRSKSISLKKAKKKPSPPTRSVSLIKEGPDGDVGLSAALPKDHRPKSLCIPPELQGHRLVHADPQGSAGREPNSTAAPHQWHLTDWRAGTDPYQSLSGSSTTTGTTAVECAKTRGSSESLVSPSVSRATTPSQLSAEADLKTSSPGRPTGLMSPSSGYSSQSETPTPTVPTSTILGHSPHQVRVRPLVPERKSSLPPISPMERSPKGRLSFDLPLTPPAHLDLSGLKISLKGKTKVSRHHSDSTFGTKLAQKTSPIAPIMPVVTQSDLRSVRLRSISRSEPEDGADGPEHTEEPAHVPCPGPERKVKPPVAEKPPLARRPPCILPKPPVLREEGPLSPKSPPGTTAKEKGLAQDAFVVLRRGELRRGLGEPHLSLSPAGPRRLSQGSLDELRPERSGAEGERRKAKVPPPVPKKPSVLYLPLIPAPAQLGAAVGDLPPTPSPIITLDTDPTCCDPDAEDLPSPEAVGTTPASEPASEPASEPASEQGSSTEAGTEEKSFASDKTAESIVEEDDEVFTTSRTTEDLFTVIHRSKRKVLGRKEPGDTFSSRPTSHSPVKTSGSPAGESLAAAGSSGKSSSRNEDFKALLQKKSSKTSPGTRPSAAELLKTTNPLARRVITEFAPELDGANSPKSQP
- the NHSL2 gene encoding NHS-like protein 2 isoform X8; translated protein: MEQLHQEAQLNLQSLLQEEYEEQYTESRVTGQTFRAAGHLPPDTSPEPSPRPPPAKRLEFVLMPPSQRAAEEETSSSTVLSARPPDTSLSLPTSPDKQPPWPRAFPLPPVEEKQWHQPGSIQTNIVPINVSGQHFARHASARHSLFNTETAMNPKSTLRRRRTIIGFPNLSLRDQGSANGPTSSSHTPIGESLSCSFVPETTSRGTTPQEISPRPPLSAPLRKTFSDLGARCCQPPAAMDGAANPCASACNGTQGTSFSPPWSPLGYGSPPSLTTGPGKGPTCTSPGSFIPSPSPGSPAASTSFFITTEERMGSNGPSFFSGPVPASPPGSECIQGAKGNFLPGSREELEPAAGPAQLEVERAGCRFRERSLSVPTDSGSLCSVDIAYAETRRGSANYALGYPSASSEGSTSTDNISLGLEPEGQRRRRSKSISLKKAKKKPSPPTRSVSLIKEGPDGDVGLSAALPKDHRPKSLCIPPELQGHRLVHADPQGSAGREPNSTAAPHQWHLTDWRAGTDPYQSLSGSSTTTGTTAVECAKTRGSSESLVSPSVSRATTPSQLSAEADLKTSSPGRPTGLMSPSSGYSSQSETPTPTVPTSTILGHSPHQVRVRPLVPERKSSLPPISPMERSPKGRLSFDLPLTPPAHLDLSGLKISLKGKTKVSRHHSDSTFGTKLAQKTSPIAPIMPVVTQSDLRSVRLRSISRSEPEDGADGPEHTEEPAHVPCPGPERKVKPPVAEKPPLARRPPCILPKPPVLREEGPLSPKSPPGTTAKEKGLAQDAFVVLRRGELRRGLGEPHLSLSPAGPRRLSQGSLDELRPERSGAEGERRKAKVPPPVPKKPSVLYLPLIPAPAQLGAAVGDLPPTPSPIITLDTDPTCCDPDAEDLPSPEAVGTTPASEPASEPASEPASEQGSSTEAGTEEKSFASDKTAESIVEEDDEVFTTSRTTEDLFTVIHRSKRKVLGRKEPGDTFSSRPTSHSPVKTSGSPAGESLAAAGSSGKSSSRNEDFKALLQKKSSKTSPGTRPSAAELLKTTNPLARRVITEFAPELDGANSPKSQP
- the NHSL2 gene encoding NHS-like protein 2 isoform X5, with translation MGNAQRKGPRSQRRGRMRSATATSNLDVESKKTAPAKLPWQQPVNVFLAAGRPPGMEQLHQEAQLNLQSLLQEEYEEQYTESRVTGQTFRAAGHLPPDTSPEPSPRPPPAKRLEFVLMPPSQRAAEEETSSSTVLSARPPDTSLSLPTSPDKQPPWPRAFPLPPVEEKQWHQPGSIQTNIVPINVSGQHFARHASARHSLFNTETAMNPKSTLRRRRTIIGFPNLSLRDQGSANGPTSSSHTPIGESLSCSFVPETTSRGTTPQEISPRPPLSAPLRKTFSDLGARCCQPPAAMDGAANPCASACNGTQGTSFSPPWSPLGYGSPPSLTTGPGKGPTCTSPGSFIPSPSPGSPAASTSFFITTEERMGSNGPSFFSGPVPASPPGSECIQGAKGNFLPGSREELEPAAGPAQLEVERAGCRFRERSLSVPTDSGSLCSVDIAYAETRRGSANYALGYPSASSEGSTSTDNISLGLEPEGQRRRRSKSISLKKAKKKPSPPTRSVSLIKEGPDGDVGLSAALPKDHRPKSLCIPPELQGHRLVHADPQGSAGREPNSTAAPHQWHLTDWRAGTDPYQSLSGSSTTTGTTAVECAKTRGSSESLVSPSVSRATTPSQLSAEADLKTSSPGRPTGLMSPSSGYSSQSETPTPTVPTSTILGHSPHQVRVRPLVPERKSSLPPISPMERSPKGRLSFDLPLTPPAHLDLSGLKISLKGKTKVSRHHSDSTFGTKLAQKTSPIAPIMPVVTQSDLRSVRLRSISRSEPEDGADGPEHTEEPAHVPCPGPERKVKPPVAEKPPLARRPPCILPKPPVLREEGPLSPKSPPGTTAKEKGLAQDAFVVLRRGELRRGLGEPHLSLSPAGPRRLSQGSLDELRPERSGAEGERRKAKVPPPVPKKPSVLYLPLIPAPAQLGAAVGDLPPTPSPIITLDTDPTCCDPDAEDLPSPEAVGTTPASEPASEPASEPASEQGSSTEAGTEEKSFASDKTAESIVEEDDEVFTTSRTTEDLFTVIHRSKRKVLGRKEPGDTFSSRPTSHSPVKTSGSPAGESLAAAGSSGKSSSRNEDFKALLQKKSSKTSPGTRPSAAELLKTTNPLARRVITEFAPELDGANSPKSQP
- the NHSL2 gene encoding NHS-like protein 2 isoform X7, which codes for MALSNISLWIRDAWAVATSNLDVESKKTAPAKLPWQQPVNVFLAAGRPPGMEQLHQEAQLNLQSLLQEEYEEQYTESRVTGQTFRAAGHLPPDTSPEPSPRPPPAKRLEFVLMPPSQRAAEEETSSSTVLSARPPDTSLSLPTSPDKQPPWPRAFPLPPVEEKQWHQPGSIQTNIVPINVSETAMNPKSTLRRRRTIIGFPNLSLRDQGSANGPTSSSHTPIGESLSCSFVPETTSRGTTPQEISPRPPLSAPLRKTFSDLGARCCQPPAAMDGAANPCASACNGTQGTSFSPPWSPLGYGSPPSLTTGPGKGPTCTSPGSFIPSPSPGSPAASTSFFITTEERMGSNGPSFFSGPVPASPPGSECIQGAKGNFLPGSREELEPAAGPAQLEVERAGCRFRERSLSVPTDSGSLCSVDIAYAETRRGSANYALGYPSASSEGSTSTDNISLGLEPEGQRRRRSKSISLKKAKKKPSPPTRSVSLIKEGPDGDVGLSAALPKDHRPKSLCIPPELQGHRLVHADPQGSAGREPNSTAAPHQWHLTDWRAGTDPYQSLSGSSTTTGTTAVECAKTRGSSESLVSPSVSRATTPSQLSAEADLKTSSPGRPTGLMSPSSGYSSQSETPTPTVPTSTILGHSPHQVRVRPLVPERKSSLPPISPMERSPKGRLSFDLPLTPPAHLDLSGLKISLKGKTKVSRHHSDSTFGTKLAQKTSPIAPIMPVVTQSDLRSVRLRSISRSEPEDGADGPEHTEEPAHVPCPGPERKVKPPVAEKPPLARRPPCILPKPPVLREEGPLSPKSPPGTTAKEKGLAQDAFVVLRRGELRRGLGEPHLSLSPAGPRRLSQGSLDELRPERSGAEGERRKAKVPPPVPKKPSVLYLPLIPAPAQLGAAVGDLPPTPSPIITLDTDPTCCDPDAEDLPSPEAVGTTPASEPASEPASEPASEQGSSTEAGTEEKSFASDKTAESIVEEDDEVFTTSRTTEDLFTVIHRSKRKVLGRKEPGDTFSSRPTSHSPVKTSGSPAGESLAAAGSSGKSSSRNEDFKALLQKKSSKTSPGTRPSAAELLKTTNPLARRVITEFAPELDGANSPKSQP
- the NHSL2 gene encoding NHS-like protein 2 isoform X6 is translated as MALSNISLWIRDAWAVATSNLDVESKKTAPAKLPWQQPVNVFLAAGRPPGMEQLHQEAQLNLQSLLQEEYEEQYTESRVTGQTFRAAGHLPPDTSPEPSPRPPPAKRLEFVLMPPSQRAAEEETSSSTVLSARPPDTSLSLPTSPDKQPPWPRAFPLPPVEEKQWHQPGSIQTNIVPINVSGQHFARHASARHSLFNTETAMNPKSTLRRRRTIIGFPNLSLRDQGSANGPTSSSHTPIGESLSCSFVPETTSRGTTPQEISPRPPLSAPLRKTFSDLGARCCQPPAAMDGAANPCASACNGTQGTSFSPPWSPLGYGSPPSLTTGPGKGPTCTSPGSFIPSPSPGSPAASTSFFITTEERMGSNGPSFFSGPVPASPPGSECIQGAKGNFLPGSREELEPAAGPAQLEVERAGCRFRERSLSVPTDSGSLCSVDIAYAETRRGSANYALGYPSASSEGSTSTDNISLGLEPEGQRRRRSKSISLKKAKKKPSPPTRSVSLIKEGPDGDVGLSAALPKDHRPKSLCIPPELQGHRLVHADPQGSAGREPNSTAAPHQWHLTDWRAGTDPYQSLSGSSTTTGTTAVECAKTRGSSESLVSPSVSRATTPSQLSAEADLKTSSPGRPTGLMSPSSGYSSQSETPTPTVPTSTILGHSPHQVRVRPLVPERKSSLPPISPMERSPKGRLSFDLPLTPPAHLDLSGLKISLKGKTKVSRHHSDSTFGTKLAQKTSPIAPIMPVVTQSDLRSVRLRSISRSEPEDGADGPEHTEEPAHVPCPGPERKVKPPVAEKPPLARRPPCILPKPPVLREEGPLSPKSPPGTTAKEKGLAQDAFVVLRRGELRRGLGEPHLSLSPAGPRRLSQGSLDELRPERSGAEGERRKAKVPPPVPKKPSVLYLPLIPAPAQLGAAVGDLPPTPSPIITLDTDPTCCDPDAEDLPSPEAVGTTPASEPASEPASEPASEQGSSTEAGTEEKSFASDKTAESIVEEDDEVFTTSRTTEDLFTVIHRSKRKVLGRKEPGDTFSSRPTSHSPVKTSGSPAGESLAAAGSSGKSSSRNEDFKALLQKKSSKTSPGTRPSAAELLKTTNPLARRVITEFAPELDGANSPKSQP